TGAACATTGCGCCTGCGAGATCGACGACGCGAACGCGGCGGGAACTGAGGCGCGTCAGCCCTTCGTTGAAACGCGAGACCGCCAGGTTCCAGCCCATCAATTCGTCGCGCGCCACCATGCCGCCGGGCAGGGCGTAGGCGGGGCCGGGAAGATTGCCGATCAGGATGTCGGCGTCGCTATGCGTTTCCAAAGCCTGAACGAGACTGGACAAGGCGTTTTGGGCCTGCTCCAGATCGCTTTGATGCGATAGAGAAGAAGAGCCGGTGTAGCGTTTGAGCCAGCGCTCTGAAAAAAACAGCAGGGCGATGTCGGGCTTGTTTTCGTAGAGCGGCGACTTCGGGTCGAGAACGCTTTGCTCGATGGAATCGAAACCGGGAAGATAAGTTTCGACTTGAACGCCTTGAGCCGCGGCGAAGAGCGAGATCATCGGGCCGAAATGGTCGGCGGTGAAATCCGTAATGAGCGCCGCTTTCTTGCGAACGGCGTTGGGTTTGAGTTCAGGTTTGCCCCAGCCGGACCAGATATTGAACAGGCGCTGATAGCTCATGAAAGTGTGGCCCGGTTGCAAAATCGCCAGTCGCAACATGGCGGCGGATGCGGGGCTGACCGGTTCTTTCGCCGCTTGTTCAAGAATTTGCAGGGCCTGGCTCAGCTTGCCGGTGAACAGTTCGCGTAAAAAATCATTGAGCATGAATTTGTCTACCAGATGTCGTTGTGTTTTTTTTGCAGAACGACCGCCATCGAGCGCGGCAGAAACTGTTGCGAGCGCGGGTGCGTGTCGGGAGCGGCGGAATGCATGGCGACGGCGCGGAACCCGGCGCGTTCCACCATTTGCAAAATTTCGGATTCTTTTTTGAACTCGGCGATATGGTCCGCTTCGGCGGCGGTCAGGGCGGCGGTCACGAATGCCCAGGCTCCGGGTTTCAGGTTGCGGGCGAGATTGTCGAACAGGCGTTGCGGTCCTTCGAGGTGTTCGAGAAGGAAGCAGGACACGCCGGCGTCGTACAAGCTCTCATCCTGGTGCTCCAGGGCGTCGGCGACGGAAAACCTGACCTGGCTTGAGGCTTTCGCGGTTTCCGCCATGGCGGAAGCGATGCCCACCGAATGGCGGCTGATGTCAATGCCCTGCGAGATCCAGCCTTTTTTATCCTGCAAGGTCAATAAACTCCAGACGCCGGAGCCGGAACCGAGATCGAGCAGTCTCCCTTCCTTTCCCTGTAGTTTGGGGAGAAAGGCGCTCCTGAAAAATTCATAGATTTCGAGGTGGTGTTCCCAGGCGAAGGTGGTGACAAAAACGCCCCAGTGGTAGCGGTCCATGAACTCGGGATTGTCGTAGACCGTCTTGTAGACTTCGTCGTAGCTTTTATTCGGGTAATGTCCGCGCCGTTCGTATTCCATCTGCGAGCGGTTGACGTCCATCAAAAAATGCATGTAGCCTGCCGATAGCGTTTCTTCCCAGCCATCGCCCAGTTTTTGCGAGGCCCAGCCCAGCAATGTTTCTCCCAAAGCGTCGAAGGTGTCGGGGTGTCTGCGACGGGCTTTTTCGATCGCGGGGTAATAGACCTGGCAACGGTCGGAGAAATGTTCTAAAAAACGGTCGATCAGTTTCAAAATTCTATCCTGAATTATTGTAGCGGGTATCGGCGAAACATCGGCGCGGGAACGGGGCGACGGGTCGAGCGTTGCGGTTTGTCGCCGCCCTCAAAATTGCGAAAGCATTTTAGTATAAATTTGCAGGCAAGTCACATAAATGATGCCTTGGAGAACTTAGAGGTAACGGCGAATCCATAGCCAGTAGGCCTTCAGCAGGGGATTGAGAAAAAAATCAAGCGCCAGACTTTGCACGCCGCTGATTTGCAGATCGCTGGAAAACAGTCGGGCGATTTCCCGGTCGGCGACGGCGCGGCGGGATTGCAGGCGTCGCCGCTTCACAAGGATGCGGGGGAGCAGATCGAGCAGGTCGCCGTAGCTTTTGAGTTTGAGAAAAAACCATCCGTGCATTAGCGAGTGCGCCCATTGAGCCAACTCGACGAGCAGGAGGGGCGGCGCGAGGAGGACCAGAGACTTCAATTCCAGATATTTCAGGAGCAGGTGCAGGCGGTTTTTCT
This window of the Candidatus Nitrohelix vancouverensis genome carries:
- a CDS encoding class I SAM-dependent methyltransferase; this translates as MKLIDRFLEHFSDRCQVYYPAIEKARRRHPDTFDALGETLLGWASQKLGDGWEETLSAGYMHFLMDVNRSQMEYERRGHYPNKSYDEVYKTVYDNPEFMDRYHWGVFVTTFAWEHHLEIYEFFRSAFLPKLQGKEGRLLDLGSGSGVWSLLTLQDKKGWISQGIDISRHSVGIASAMAETAKASSQVRFSVADALEHQDESLYDAGVSCFLLEHLEGPQRLFDNLARNLKPGAWAFVTAALTAAEADHIAEFKKESEILQMVERAGFRAVAMHSAAPDTHPRSQQFLPRSMAVVLQKKHNDIW